A DNA window from Actinokineospora baliensis contains the following coding sequences:
- a CDS encoding non-ribosomal peptide synthetase, with the protein MSRSNIEEVLPLAPLQEGLLFHALLDESDDVYTVRTVVDLDGDVDSERLRGAAEALVQRHAVLRTAFTQSATGAVQVVLRRVRVPWSEVDLRTTAQPPHEPFVLDKPPLIRFVLARTGDTAYRLIITSHHILLDGWSGPLLLRDLFALYSGTSLPRVRPYRDFLAWLSKRDRAAGLKAWADLLDGATPTLTALPATGRPQRLELAEPEDLSAAVTALARRAGVTVSTVLHAAWGIVVGSLTGRDDVVFGATVSGRPADLPGVDTMVGLFINTIPVRVRLNPWTEIPDLLRQLHRAQTSVLDHHHLNLGEIQAAVGVGELFDTLVVVETYPVDDTAIDTVREAMDVRATGVDTDDATHYPLTLTAEPGARLALALEHRLDPDHATTIGDLLISTLRDLTQVSCAGEVNRVPAAPRARVEPTTATLLDLFAEHADSDGPAVVCGQVSLTFREVDAMSTDLAGYLVSQGVGQEDRVAVVLPRSVDVVVSMLAAWKAGAVVVPVDPAYPADRITATLAAARPVVVIDETTPRESSQHRLPGPVGPDSAAYIVFTSGSTGQPKGVVATHGGVVNLALAHRTAFIDQPRRFRALNLLSFAFDGSVDPLLWLFAGHTVHVLPDDLMGDSPGIVDYCARHRIDFVDAPPSLLELLIADGLLDTGLSILATGAEAVSPRLWDELAAFDGVALNLYGPTECTVDATWTVVTPGLPHIGAPIAGASAVVLDSALRPVAVGVPGELYVAGAGVARGYDNRPGETATRFVADPYGSGTRLYRTGDLVRRTKTGTLEFLGRADDQVKIRGHRVEPGEVEAALLAHPAVRQAAVIARTDAGVTRLVGYVTPADIDAAAVRATLARTLPDHLVPAAVVALDTFPATPNGKLDRRALPAPQYASTTTRPARTRAERVLCDLYAELLGLPEVGVDDSFFALGGHSLLAARLISRVRAELGTAPGLRAVFDAPSPAALAARLDGPELDTAYEPLLPLRPIGTAAPLFCVHPGLGLSWSYAGLLAHIDPDIPVYGLQATGFTGPVTVDDIADHYAALITAAAPTGPVRLLGWSLGAVLAHAVARRLDRVTALVLLDGYPGGDEPEEESGGGARFLHEWLQRAGYLVDDIDPDTMTPDRAAELADTGLLAGLGAARIGALAASMRAVANVDTTVKPGLYVGDALLVRATPGGDPTLWEPYIAGRLTTHTVDVEHEALMTSHALRVVGPLVAAALRTPHPGGDR; encoded by the coding sequence GTGAGCCGGTCCAACATCGAGGAAGTCCTGCCTCTTGCGCCGCTGCAGGAAGGCTTGCTGTTCCACGCCCTCTTAGACGAATCCGACGATGTCTACACCGTGCGAACTGTGGTGGACCTCGACGGCGACGTTGACTCTGAACGCTTGCGAGGAGCTGCTGAAGCCTTGGTTCAGCGGCACGCAGTGCTAAGAACCGCGTTCACGCAAAGTGCCACCGGGGCTGTCCAGGTCGTTCTTCGGCGCGTGCGCGTGCCGTGGAGCGAGGTCGACCTGCGCACGACCGCGCAGCCACCACACGAGCCGTTCGTGCTCGACAAGCCACCGTTGATCCGGTTCGTGCTCGCTCGCACTGGCGACACCGCCTATAGGCTCATCATCACCAGCCACCACATCCTGCTCGACGGCTGGTCCGGCCCGCTGCTGCTGCGCGACCTGTTCGCCCTCTATAGCGGAACCTCGCTACCACGCGTGAGGCCATACCGGGACTTCCTGGCGTGGTTGTCCAAGCGGGACAGAGCGGCTGGCCTCAAGGCATGGGCCGACCTCCTCGACGGAGCAACACCGACCCTGACGGCTCTACCTGCCACAGGGAGGCCGCAGAGGCTGGAACTGGCTGAACCGGAGGACTTGAGCGCGGCAGTCACCGCACTGGCACGCCGCGCGGGCGTCACGGTCAGCACCGTCCTGCACGCCGCCTGGGGCATCGTCGTGGGCAGCCTCACCGGACGCGATGACGTCGTCTTCGGCGCCACGGTGTCCGGTAGGCCCGCCGACCTGCCCGGCGTCGACACCATGGTCGGGCTGTTCATCAACACCATCCCCGTCCGGGTCAGGCTCAACCCCTGGACTGAGATCCCCGACCTGCTGCGGCAACTCCACCGCGCGCAGACCTCCGTGCTCGACCACCACCACCTCAACCTCGGCGAGATCCAAGCCGCGGTCGGCGTGGGGGAACTGTTCGACACCCTTGTCGTCGTCGAGACCTACCCCGTGGACGACACCGCGATCGACACGGTCCGCGAAGCGATGGACGTCCGCGCCACCGGCGTCGACACCGACGACGCCACCCACTACCCGCTCACCCTCACCGCCGAACCCGGCGCCCGGCTCGCCCTGGCACTGGAACACCGCCTCGACCCCGACCACGCCACGACCATCGGCGACCTGCTGATCTCCACCCTGCGGGACCTGACCCAGGTCAGTTGTGCGGGCGAGGTCAACCGCGTGCCCGCAGCACCCCGCGCCCGGGTCGAGCCGACCACGGCGACTCTGCTGGACCTGTTCGCCGAACACGCCGACTCCGACGGGCCCGCAGTCGTCTGCGGGCAGGTGTCGCTGACGTTCCGCGAGGTGGACGCGATGTCGACCGACCTCGCGGGATACCTCGTGTCCCAGGGGGTCGGGCAGGAAGACCGGGTCGCGGTCGTGCTGCCCCGCTCGGTCGACGTCGTCGTGTCGATGCTGGCCGCCTGGAAGGCGGGTGCGGTCGTCGTGCCCGTCGATCCGGCCTATCCGGCGGACCGGATCACCGCGACCCTCGCTGCCGCCCGGCCTGTCGTGGTCATCGACGAGACGACCCCCCGAGAGTCATCGCAGCACCGGCTGCCCGGCCCTGTGGGTCCCGATTCCGCCGCGTACATCGTCTTCACGTCGGGCTCGACAGGACAACCGAAGGGCGTCGTCGCTACACACGGGGGAGTGGTCAACCTCGCGCTCGCGCACCGCACCGCCTTCATCGACCAACCCCGCCGGTTCCGCGCCCTCAACCTGCTCTCGTTCGCCTTCGACGGTTCCGTGGACCCGCTGCTCTGGCTCTTCGCCGGTCACACCGTGCACGTCCTGCCTGACGACCTCATGGGCGACTCGCCCGGCATCGTCGACTACTGCGCACGCCACCGCATCGACTTCGTGGACGCGCCGCCGTCCTTGCTCGAGCTCCTCATCGCGGACGGCCTCCTCGACACCGGGCTGTCCATCCTCGCGACCGGAGCCGAAGCCGTCAGCCCGCGCCTATGGGACGAACTGGCCGCGTTCGACGGCGTGGCCCTGAACCTCTACGGACCCACCGAGTGCACGGTCGACGCCACCTGGACCGTCGTCACCCCCGGCCTACCGCACATCGGCGCGCCTATAGCCGGGGCCAGTGCCGTAGTGCTCGACTCCGCCCTGCGCCCAGTCGCGGTCGGCGTCCCCGGTGAGCTCTATGTGGCAGGTGCCGGTGTCGCGCGCGGATACGACAACCGGCCCGGGGAAACCGCGACCCGGTTCGTCGCGGATCCCTATGGCAGCGGAACCCGCCTCTATCGCACGGGTGACCTGGTTCGCCGGACCAAGACAGGCACCTTGGAGTTCCTCGGCCGCGCAGACGACCAGGTCAAGATCCGCGGCCACCGCGTCGAGCCCGGCGAGGTCGAGGCAGCCCTCTTAGCCCACCCGGCCGTCCGCCAAGCCGCTGTCATCGCGCGGACCGACGCGGGTGTCACCCGACTCGTCGGCTACGTGACCCCTGCCGACATCGACGCAGCCGCTGTTCGCGCGACCCTCGCCAGGACGCTGCCTGACCACCTCGTGCCTGCGGCGGTCGTCGCCCTCGACACCTTCCCCGCCACCCCCAACGGCAAACTCGACCGCCGTGCGCTGCCCGCACCCCAGTACGCGTCCACGACCACACGTCCGGCCCGCACCCGCGCTGAACGCGTCCTGTGCGACCTCTACGCCGAGCTCCTCGGCCTCCCCGAAGTCGGCGTTGACGACTCGTTCTTCGCCCTTGGCGGCCACTCGCTGCTCGCGGCCCGCCTCATCTCCCGCGTCCGCGCCGAGCTAGGCACCGCACCGGGACTGCGCGCCGTGTTCGATGCCCCCAGCCCGGCCGCGCTCGCGGCCCGCCTCGACGGCCCCGAACTGGACACCGCCTACGAACCGCTGCTCCCGCTGAGGCCTATAGGCACGGCTGCACCCTTGTTCTGCGTACACCCGGGCTTGGGGCTGAGCTGGTCTTACGCCGGGCTCCTCGCCCACATCGACCCGGACATCCCCGTGTACGGCCTGCAGGCCACCGGGTTCACAGGGCCCGTCACCGTCGACGACATCGCGGACCACTACGCGGCCTTGATCACTGCTGCCGCCCCCACAGGGCCAGTCCGCCTGCTCGGCTGGTCGCTCGGTGCCGTCCTCGCCCACGCCGTCGCCCGCAGACTCGACCGGGTCACCGCACTGGTCCTGCTCGACGGCTACCCAGGCGGCGACGAGCCCGAAGAAGAGTCCGGCGGTGGAGCCCGCTTCCTGCACGAATGGCTCCAGCGAGCGGGCTACCTCGTCGACGACATCGACCCGGACACGATGACCCCTGACCGCGCCGCCGAACTCGCGGACACAGGCCTCTTAGCCGGCCTCGGCGCTGCCCGCATCGGCGCACTAGCCGCCAGCATGCGCGCAGTGGCCAACGTCGACACCACCGTCAAACCCGGCCTCTATGTCGGCGACGCCCTCTTGGTGCGAGCAACCCCTGGTGGGGACCCCACTTTGTGGGAGCCCTACATCGCGGGGCGGCTCACCACCCACACGGTCGACGTCGAGCACGAGGCACTCATGACTTCCCACGCGCTGCGCGTGGTCGGCCCGCTCGTCGCGGCCGCGTTGAGAACCCCCCACCCAGGTGGGGACAGATGA